One window of the Populus nigra chromosome 4, ddPopNigr1.1, whole genome shotgun sequence genome contains the following:
- the LOC133692649 gene encoding NEDD8-activating enzyme E1 regulatory subunit AXR1-like produces MAEPKTKYDRQLRIWGEQGQTALEKASICLLNCGPTGSETLKNLVLGGVGSITVIDGSKVELGDLGNNFMVDESCVGQSKAKCVCTFLQELNDAVKAKFIEEYPEALIDSNPSFFSQFTLVVATQLAEDSMVKLDKICREANVLLIFARSYGLTGFVRNSVKEHAVIESKPDHFLDDLRLNNPWPELKRFAESIDLKVADPVAHKHTPYVVILVKMAEEWAKAHGGALPSTRDEKKEFKELLKAGMVAIDEDNYKEAIEASFKVFAPRGISSDLLQIIHDSCSEVDSNSSDFWVMVAALKEFIVNEGGGEAPLEGSIPDMTSSTELYVNLQKIYLAKAEADFLVIQQRVKSILKRIGRDPDSISKAMIKSFCKNARKLKVCRYRLIEDEFSNPAVPEVQKYLTDEEYSVAMGFYILLRAVDRFSANYNSFPGQFEGEMDEDISRLKTAVVGLLNDLGCNGSTVTEDLINEMCRFGASELHAVAAFIGGIASQEVIKLITKQFVPMVGTFIFNGIDQKSQLLVL; encoded by the exons ATGGCGGAGCCAAAAACCAAATACGATCGCCAACTCAG GATATGGGGTGAGCAAGGACAGACTGCCCTAGAAAAAGCCAGCATTTGTTTGCTTAATTGCGGTCCTACCGGTTCCGAGACACTGAAAAATCTTGTACTTGGTGGAGTTGGATCCATCACTGTGATTGATGGGTCTAAAGTTGAACTGGGTGACCTTGGAAATAATTTCATGG TGGATGAATCATGTGTTGGGCAATCCAAGGCGAAATGTGTGTGCACGTTTCTTCAAGAGTTGAATGATGCTGTTAAAGCCAAGTTCATAGAAGAGTATCCTGAGGCATTGATTGACTCTAATCCCTCCTTCTTTTCGCAGTTTACGCTTGTTGTAGCTACTCAG TTGGCTGAAGACTCTATGGTGAAGCTTGATAAAATCTGCAGGGAGGCaaatgttttgttaatttttgcaCGCTCCTATGGCCTTACTGGGTTTGTCAGAAATAGTGTgaag GAACATGCAGTGATTGAGTCAAAGCCTGATCATTTCTTGGATGACCTACGGTTAAATAACCCATGGCCTGAGCTCAAAAG GTTTGCAGAAAGTATTGATTTAAAGGTGGCAGATCCTGTTGCCCATAAGCACACACCTTATGTTGTCATTCTTGTCAAGATGGCTGAGGAGTGGGCCAAAGCTCATGGTGGTGCCCTGCCATCAACTAGGGATGAGAAGAAAGAATTCAAG GAGCTCTTAAAAGCAGGAATGGTTGCAATTGATGAAGACAACTATAAAGAAGCTATTGAGGCCTCCTTTAAAGTCTTTGCTCCTCGAGGAATCA GTTCTGATCTGCTGCAGATAATCCATGACAGCTGCAGTGAAGTTGATTCTAATTCATCTGACTTTTGGGTGATGGTTGCTGCATTGAAG GAGTTCATTGTGAATGAAGGTGGAGGGGAGGCGCCTCTTGAAGGTTCAATACCAGATATGACATCTTCAACTGA GCTTTATGTAAATTTGCAGAAGATCTACCTAGCAAAAGCAGAGGCTGATTTTCTTGTTATTCAGCAAAGAGTTAAGAGTATTTTGAAGAGAATTGGTAGAGATCCAGATAGCATCTCAAAGGCAATGATTAAAAGCTTCTgtaaaaatgcaagaaaactaAAG GTTTGCAGGTATCGACTTATTGAAGATGAGTTCAGCAATCCTGCAGTACCGGAGGTACAGAAGTATTTAACTGATGAGGAATACAG TGTTGCCATGGGGTTTTACATCCTGCTTCGAGCTGTTGACCGCTTTTCTGCTAATTATAATAGTTTCCCTGGGCAATTTGAAGG GGAAATGGACGAGGATATATCTCGATTGAAAACTGCAGTTGTTGGTCTACTTAACGACTTGGGTTGCAATGGCTCAACTGTAACTGAGGACCTTATCAATGAAATGTGCCGGTTTGGTGCTTCTGAACTCCATGCAGTTGCTGCCTTTATTGGGGGAATTGCATCACAAGAAGTGATCAAG CTCATAACAAAACAATTTGTTCCCATGGTGGGAACTTTCATATTCAACGGCATTGATCAGAAGTCTCAACTATTGGTACTGTAG